From a single Ammospiza nelsoni isolate bAmmNel1 chromosome 11, bAmmNel1.pri, whole genome shotgun sequence genomic region:
- the IL17RE gene encoding interleukin-17 receptor E, producing the protein MHGADPPGPGPWRVPGVHAPSSEAPPGGVGGPAGPHVPVQECGGAGPGRGGERRRSAMGRPVLLAAAAALLPLLLLPSGTGATVTRLRVSANFECRATADRTLSRPRCRRRSRPGPPLEPPALSLSRARLCLPAQPCQPCLRVRLALPASGTAGELGAVRGLHLTFLELGSNRAGWLQVWQRRRVSGSSAWQVQFDCFPAESGRQVLVSLRTIPDRGLALSCSHTVTAEPPGPVFTHAWLPELRAIEVRVPAGPALMVRLCHQLALECEELPRPFHQQVLVPGGHHISLPYEFLVPCLCIEASYSHHDSPRSKHCPFRDWPDAYGSELWSSVHFHDFSTSSKDQMAMLLSASCPLHPRATLCWREAADEAAPCHDIPNSTASEDEQVYVLDKVDVHPQLCFRFSYKNSSHVECPHQSETAWNVSVSVWGLQLHLHLTSRIPAAFSAALCQRRGGQCEPEAPLYTVTQPEGSAPGELALLLPVQVLGSCVLVWRSDVHFARKQLLCPDVSRRHFGLLGLVLALGLVVTVLLLNCRGAWRPNDGVPGRRPVLLLYSPDSEEHLGLVCALAERLRTGLGCDVRLDLWEAGGLGQAGALPWLYAQRGRVGRQRGTVLLLWSRGSARLFHRWQVGMADGTPGDAHDVFGAAMACLHGELGTAGRGGGWVLAYFSRLCSPRDVPRPLRPLPTYRLPRQLPGLLGALRGSPPAPRHCRWGRAGALLHRLPGCAREGSPPPRPPGAASGT; encoded by the exons ATGCACGGGGCAGACCCCCCAGGGCCGGGGCCGTGGAGGGTCCCTGGGGTGCACGCCCCGTCCTCC GAAGCGCCGCCCGGCGGGGTGGgggggccggcggggccgcACGTGCCGGTGCAGGAAtgcggcggggccggcccggggcggggcggggagcggcggcgctCGGCCATGGGGCGCCCGGTGCTGCTCGCCGCTGCCGCcgcgctgctgccgctgctgctgctgccgtcCGGGACCGGGGCCACCGTGACCCGCCTGCGGGTCTCCGCCAACTTC GAGTGCCGGGCCACCG CCGACAGGACGCTGAGCCgcccccgctgccgccgccgttCCCGCCCCGGGCCGCCTCTGGAGCCGCCCGCGCTGTCGCTGAGCCGTGCCCGGCTGTGCCTGCCCgcgcagccctgccagccctgcctgcggGTGCGCCTGGCCCTCCCCGCCTCAGGTACGGCCGGGG AGCTCGGCGCTGTCCGGGGACTGCACCTCACcttcctggagctgggctccaACCgggctggctggctgcaggtgtggcagcGACGCCGGGTGTCGGGCAGCTCCGCG TGGCAGGTGCAGTTCGACTGCTTCCCGGCAGAGAGCGGGCGGCAAGTCCTCGTTTCCCTTCGCACCATCCCGGATCGGGGCTTGGCCCTAAGCTGCAGCCATACGGTCACCGCTGAGCCACCCG ggcctgTCTTTACCCATGCTTGGCTCCCTGAGCTGCGGGCCATTGAGGTGCGGGTGCCCGCGGGTCCCGCCCTCATGGTGCGGCTGTGCCACCAGCTGGCCCTggagtgtgaggagctgccccggcccttCCACCAGCAG GTGCTGGTGCCCGGAGGTCACCACATCTCACTGCCATATGAGTTCCTGGTGCCCTGCCTGTGCATTGAG GCCTCCTACTCCCACCACGACAGCCCACGGAGCAAACACTGCCCCTTCCGTGACTGGCCAGATGCCT ATGGCTCCGAGCTGTGGTCCTCGGTGCACTTCCACGActtcagcaccagcagcaaggACCAGATGGCAATGCTGCTAAGTGCCAGCTGCCCCCTGCACCCACGGGCCACGCTCTGCTGGAGGGAGGCAGCAGATGAGGCTGCACCCTGTCACGACATCCCCAACTCCACAGCCAGTGAGGACGAGCAG GTGTACGTGCTGGACAAGGTGGACgtgcacccccagctctgcttccgA TTCTCCTACAAGAACAGCAGCCATGTGGAGTGTCCCCACCAGTCAG AGACTGCCTGGAATGTCTCCGTGAGTGTCTGGGGGCTCCAGCTGCACCTGCACCTCACCTCCCGCATCCCTGCAGCCTTCagtgcagccctgtgccagcgCCGGGGTGGGCAGTGTGAACCTGAGGCCCCGCTCTACACTGTCACACAG ccagagggctctgctccGGGCGAGTtggcgctgctgctgccagtgcaggtCCTGGGCAGCTGCGTGCTG gtgtggCGCTCGGACGTGCATTTTGCTCggaagcagctgctctgtcccgATG TCTCCCGCAGGCACTtcgggctgctggggctggtgctggcacTTGGGCTGGTGGTGACTGTGCTGCTCCTCAACTGCCGTGGTGCCTGGAGGCCGAATGATG gtgtccctggcaggcGCCCCGTGTTGCTGCTGTACTCGCCCGACTCCGAGGAGCACCTGGGGCTGGTGTGTGCCCTGGCCGAGCGGCTGCGCACGGGGCTGGGCTGTGACGTGCGCCTGGACCTGTGGGAAGCGGGTGGCCTGGGCCAGGCGGgcgccctgccctggctctaCGCCCAGCGGGGCCGCGTGGGCCGCCAGCGCGGCACTGTCCTGCTCCTCTGGAGCCGGGGCAGCGCCCGGCTCTTCCATCGCTGGCAGGTCGGGATGGCCGACGGCACGCCCGGGGATGCCCACGACGTTTTTGGGGCAGCCATGGCCTGCCTGCACGGGGAGCTGGGCACGGCGGGCCGCGGCGGCGGGTGGGTCCTGGCCTACTTCAGCCGGCTCTGCAGCCCCCGCGATGTCCCCCGACCCCTTCGGCCCCTGCCCACCTACCGCCTGCCCCGACAGCTGCCCGGGCTGCTGGGGGCGCTGCGGGGCAGCCCCCCGGCTCCTCGGCACTGccgctggggcagggctggggccctCCTGCACCGCCTCCCTGGATGTGCCAGGGAGGGCAgtcccccgccccggccccccgGGGCAGCTTCTGGCACCtga
- the JAGN1 gene encoding protein jagunal homolog 1 yields the protein MASRGGPRAPGTDGSDFQHRERVASHYQMSVTLKSEIKKLIYTHVVIWLLLLAQMVVGHLKLLPHDQVAMPYQWEYPYLLSILPSLLGLLSFPRNNISYLVLSMISTGLFSIAPLIYGAMEMFPMAQQLYRHGKAYRFIFGFSAVSVMYLVVVVAAQVHGWQLYYSKKLLDSWFTSTQEKKKK from the exons ATGGCCTCCCGCGGGGGTCCCCGCGCCCCTGGCACCGACGGCAGCGACTTCCAGCACCGGGAGCGCGTGGCCTCGCACTACCAGATGAG CGTGACGCTCAAGTCGGAGATCAAGAAGCTGATCTACACGCATGTGGTcatctggctgctgctcctggcccagaTGGTCGTGGGGCACCTCAAGCTGCTGCCCCACGACCAGGTGGCCATGCCCTATCAGTGGGAGTATCCCTACCTGCTCAGcatcctgccctccctgctgggccTCCTGTCCTTCCCCCGCAACAACATCAGCTACCTGGTACTCTCCATGATCAGCACCGGCCTCTTCTCCATAGCTCCCCTCATCTACGGGGCCATGGAGATGttccccatggcacagcagctgtaCCGCCACGGCAAAGCTTACCGCTTCATCTTCGGCTTCTCGGCCGTCTCTGTCATGTacctggtggtggtggtggccgCGCAGGTGCATGGCTGGCAACTCTACTACAGCAAGAAGCTGCTGGACTCCTGGTTCACTAGCACgcaggagaagaagaagaaatga
- the RPUSD3 gene encoding mitochondrial mRNA pseudouridine synthase RPUSD3, producing the protein MAGTGSAAAAAVRGLTRPGPGTRTAGWRRLLGPKETLRLLEGSVVHREGALLALNKPPGLPILGRPGDLSLDALLPTLRRRLGLPAELHVVKAPAREYSGLVLLSSCYQTTKKLQQFFTDARWRGQYPATYRAITMGVPAEVEGEISTGLNWQQQGDRAMVVPVPAPGRRSVARKDVKSTLTRYRVLSAVGGCALLQLQPRTAFPEQLQVHLTLLLCPALGDHKHSSHVGRVLGVPFFLSPESAPTHTQVLDEELLSRLGLSPRQLHRLPLHIHLQELVLPEGPLCAPPPPYFLHTLRCLGLPEH; encoded by the exons atGGCGGGCACCGggagcgccgccgccgccgccgtgcGCGGGCTGACGCGTCCGGGACCGGGAACGCGCACCGCGGG GTGGAGGCGGCTGCTGGGCCCCAAGGAGACgctgaggctgctggagggCTCCGTGGTGCACCGGGAAG gagccctgctggcactgaaCAAGCCCCCTGGCCTCCCCATTCTGG GGCGTCCTGGGGACCTGAGCCTGGATGCGCTGCTGCCGACACTGAGACGACGCCTGGGcctccctgctgagctccaCGTGGTGAAGGCTCCTGCCAG GGAGTATTCTGGCCTTGTCCTCCTATCCAGCTGCTACCAAACCACTAAGAAGCTCCAACAGTTCTTCACCGATGCTCGTTGGAGAGGCCAGTACCCTGCCACGTATCG TGCCATCACCATGGGAGTCCCAGCAGAGGTGGAGGGTGAAATCTCCACAGGGCTgaactggcagcagcagggggacAGAGCCATG gtggtgccagtcccagccccaggaCGCCGCAGCGTGGCCAGGAAGGATGTGAAGAGCACCCTGACTCGCTACCGGGTGCTGAGTGCCGTGgggggctgtgccctcctccagctccagcccaggacGG CCTTCCCAGAACAGCTCCAGGTGCACCTGACGCTGCTGCTGTGCCCGGCCCTGGGTGACCACAAGCACTCCTCCCACGTGGGCAGGGTGCTGGGAGTGCCCTTCTTCCTGAGCCCCGAGTCTGCCCCGACCCACACTCAG GTCCTGGACGAGGAGTTGCTGTCCCGGCTGGGGCTTTCTCCACGGCAGCTCCATCGCCTCCCACTCCACATCCACCTGCAGGAGCTAGTGCTGCCCGAGGgccccctctgtgcccccccaCCACCGTACTTCCTGCACACTCTGCGCTGTCTGGGGCTGCCTGAGCACTAG
- the TTLL3 gene encoding tubulin monoglycylase TTLL3 codes for MAQEAGDEGHSAATSSSHQGRCQRLFTLEQIKKAKLHVEMAVKEKKIFMVQGPYPIIRQLLRARGWVERRAPRTGRQLEQHCSDQNRQRLHTAPGSAGAKQREVLLNPRGGAQPVVGSTDPLHYPWLPAEKEEEQCDEDPLCIHRLMSYLARDQLPNFIWTNFLETVDRQLLQEDSVLNHYARVDAFTTKEGLCLSLQNLPWIEKADPNAFFPRCYRLGTRDDREAFIEDFRLTAARSLLKLALEEAGDRPVRTEQISHPKHSTAQPGSPLYPELVEEALEVCKQHLGVLQHEDIDRNTPSPCRTCINWDNFLQQYYRVAHEGAGLVLTRQQRKQCQNLLQSLAEKLPQLDMEGKLNVWILKPGAESQGRGIICMTRLEEMLQLAWSCTAPSVQVGRWVVQKYVERLMTIFGTKFDIRQWFVVTDWKPLTVWFYQDCYLRFCSRPFSLHHLERARHLCNVSVQKWYKTSPDQDPRVPPDKIWSNKQFQEYLAQVGQADAWHGVLVPGMKAAILNALRSARDRVRFRKGNFELYGADFVVGENLQPWLLEINSCPTMSPSSAVTRQLCANVQRDTLRLVLDRKDNPRCSIGAFELIYKEAAVPRLLSGRVKLLVKGCSLKSLQSEQEQARDQLPRTLQDPVFSRAREARVSKRAQRHFSTTALSAHRLHVSPRARTTHARKAQNHPERPASISYHGAQCLQGLCVPSRQNHPEDPAQSSHKEAASSGATEPLPFRQP; via the exons ATGGCCCAGGAGGCTGGGGACGAGG GGCAttcagcagccaccagcagcagccaccagggTCGCTGCCAGCGCTTGTTTACCCTTGAGCAGATCAAGAAGGCAAAGCTGCATGTGGAGATGGCCGTTAAG GAGAAGAAGATCTTCATGGTGCAGGGCCCCTACCCCATCATCCGCCAGCTGCTGCGAGCCCGGGGCTGGGTGGAGAGGAGGGCGCCCAGGACGGGCagacagctggagcagcactgcagtgacCAAAACAGGCAGCGGCTGCACACGGCgccaggcagtgctggtgctaagcagagggaggtgctgctgaACCCACGTGGTGGGGCACAGCCTGTTGTGGGGAGCACAGACCCCCTGCACTACCCATGGCTACCTGCCgagaaggaggaagagcagTGCGACGAAGACCCGCTCTGCATCCACCGCCTCATG TCCTACCTGGCACGGGACCAGTTGCCAAACTTCATCTGGACCAACTTCCTTGAGACCGTTGACcgccagctgctgcaggaggacagCGTGCTGAACCACTATGCCCGGGTGGATGCATTCACCACCAAG GAGGGGCTGTGCCTCAGCCTACAAAACCTGCCGTGGATTGAGAAAGCTGACCCCAACGCCTTCTTCCCCCGGTGCTACCGGCTGGGGACCAGAGATGATCGAGAAGCTTTCATTG AGGATTTCCGCCTGACAGCAGCACGCAGCCTGCTCAAACTGGCCCTAGAGGAGGCTGGGGACAGGCCAGTGAGGACTGAGCAG ATCTCTCACCCCAAGCattccacagcacagccaggctcccCCCTGTACCCTGAGCTGGTAGAGGAAGCCCTGGAGGTCTGTAAGCAGCACCTGGGCGTTCTGCAGCACGAGGACATCGACAGGAACACCCCGTCCCCCTGCAGGACATGCATCAACTGGGACAACTTCCTGCAGCAATACTACCGTGTGGCACA TGAgggggcagggctggtgctgacCAGGCAGCAGCGGAAGCAGTGCCAGaacctgctgcagagcctggcagagaAGCTGCCCCAGCTTGACATGGAGGGCAAGCTCAACGTCTGGATCCTCAAGCCTGGTGCTGAATCCCAAGGCAGAG GCATCATCTGCATGACGCGGctggaggagatgctgcagctggcatGGAGCTGCACAGCACCCTCAGTGCAGGTGGGCAGATGGGTGGTACAGAAGTACGTGGAGCGGCTGATGACCATCTTTGGCACCAAATTTGACATCCGGCAGTGGTTTGTTGTGACTGACTGGAAGCCACTGACCGTCTGGTTCTACCAAGACTGCTACCTGCGCTTCTGCTCGCGGCCCTTCTCCCTGCATCACCTGGAGCG tgccaggcaCCTCTGCAACGTCTCCGTCCAGAAGTGGTACAAGACGTCACCAGACCAGGACCCCCGTGTGCCGCCCGACAAGATCTGGTCAAACAAGCAGTTCCAGGAATACCTGGCACAGGTGGGGCAGGCGGATGCTTGGCACGGGGTGCTGGTGCCCGGCATGAAGGCGGCGATCCTGAATGCTCTGCGCAGCGCCCGGGACCGGGTGCGCTTCCGCAAGGGCAACTTCGAGCTCTATGGGGCCGACTTCGTTGTTGGGGAGaacctccagccctggctgctggagaTCAACTCCTGCCCCACCATGAGCCCCTCCTCAGCAGTGACCCGACAGCTCTGTGCCAATGTCCAGCGGGACACGTTGCGCCTCGTGCTCGACCGTAAGGACAACCCCAGATGTTCCATTGGAGCGTTTGAGCTCATCTACAAGGAG gcagctgtgcccaggcttcTGTCAGGACGTGTGAAGCTGCTGGTCAAAGGCTGTTCCCTGAAGAGCCTCCAGTCAGAACAAGAGCAAGCCCGGGACCAGCTCCCCAGGACTCTCCAGGACCCTGTGTTCTCCAGGGCCAGAGAAGCCCGTGTCTCCAAGCGAGCCCAGCGTCATTTCTCCACCACTGCACTCAGTGCCCACAGGCTCCATGTGTCCCCAAGGGCCAGAACCACCCATGCACGCAA GGCGCAGAACCACCCAGAGAGACCAGCATCGATCTCCTACCACGGTGCCCAGTGCCTACaagggctctgtgtccccagcaggcaGAACCACCCAGAggacccagcccagagcagccacaaAGAAGCTGCCTCCTCTGGAGCAACAGAGCCGCTGCCCTTCCGCCAGCCCTGA
- the ARPC4 gene encoding actin-related protein 2/3 complex subunit 4 — MTATLRPYLNAVRATLQAALCLENFSSQVVERHNKPEVEVRSSKELLLQPVIISRNEKEKVLIEGSINSVRVSIAVKQADEIEKILCHKFMRFMMMRAENFFILRRKPVEGYDISFLITNFHTEQMYKHKLVDFVIHFMEEIDKEISEMKLSVNARARIVAEEFLKNF; from the exons ATG ACTGCCACGCTGCGCCCGTACCTGAACGCGGTGCGCGCTACGCTGCAGGCCGCGCTGTGCCTGGAGAACTTCTCCTCGCAGGTGGTGGAGCGGCACAACAAGCCCGAGGTGGAAGTCAG gagcagcaaggagctgctgttGCAGCCGGTGATCATCAGCAGGAACGAGAAGGAGAAGGTGCTCATCGAGGGCTCCATTAACTCCGTGCGTGTCAGCATCGCCGTGAAGCAG gcTGACGAGATCGAGAAGATCCTGTGCCACAAATTCATGCGCTTCATGATGATGAGGGCTGAGAACTTCTTTATTCTGCGCAGGAAGCCCGTGGAG GGTTATGATATCAGCTTCTTGATCACAAACTTCCACACGGAGCAGATGTACAAGCACAAGCTGGTGGACTTTGTCATCCACTTCATGGAGGAGATTGACAAGGAAATCAGCGAGATGAAACTCTCTGTCAATGCCAGGGCCCGCATCGTGGCAGAGGAGTTCCTTAAGAAT ttttaG
- the TADA3 gene encoding transcriptional adapter 3 — protein sequence MSELKDCPLQFHDFKSVDHVKVCPRYTAVLARSEDDGIGIEELDTLQLELETLLSSASRRLRVLEAETQILTDWQDKKGDRRFLKLSKDHDVGTSVKHGKPKKQKLEGKGGHGTGPGPGRPKSKNLQPKIQEYEFQDDPIDVPRIPKNDAPNRFWASVEPYCADLTNEEVRVLEELLKPPEDEAEHYKIPPLGKHYSQRWAQEDLLEEQKDGARAAAAADKKKGVLGPLTELDTKDVDALLKKSEAQHEQPEDGCPFGPLTQRLLQALVEENIISPVEDSPIPEITGKDSGADGAGTSPRSQNKPFSVPHTKSLEGRIKEELVAQGLLESEDRPAEDSEDEVLAELRKRQAELKALSAHNRTKKHELLRLAKEELHRQELRQRVRMADNEVMDAFRKIMAARQKKRTPTKKEKDQAWKTLKERESILKLLDG from the exons ATGAGCGAGCTGAAGGACTGCCCGCTGCAGTTCCATGACTTCAAGTCGGTGGACCACGTGAAAGTGTGTCCCCGCTACACGGCCGTGCTGGCCCGCTCGGAGGACGATGGCATCGGCATCGAGGAGCTGGACAcgctgcagctggagctggagacgCTGCTGTCCTCGGCCAGCCGCCGCCTTCGCGTCCTGGAGGCTGAGACACAG ATCCTGACGGACTGGCAGGATAAGAAGGGTGACCGGCGGTTCCTGAAGCTGAGCAAGGACCACGACGTGGGCACATCTGTAAAACATGGGAAGCCCAAGAAGCAGAAGCTGGAGGGCAAAGGGGGCCACGGGACTGGGCCTGGGCCTGGCCGGCCCAAGTCTAAGAACCTGCAGCCCAAGATCCAGGAATACGAGTTCCAGGATGATCCCATTGATGTGCCCCGCATCCCCAAAAATGATGCTCCAAACAG GTTCTGGGCATCGGTGGAGCCGTACTGTGCCGACCTCACCAACGAGGAGGTCAGagtcctggaggagctgctcaagCCGCCGGAGGATGAGGCTGAGCATTACAAG ATTCCACCTCTGGGGAAGCATTACTCCCAACGCTGGGCACAAGAGGacctgctggaggagcagaaggaTGGAGCccgggctgcagctgctgctgacaagAAGAAAGGTGTCCTGGGGCCACTGACTGAGCTGGACACTAAAG ATGTCGATGCCCTCCTGAAGAAGTCAGAAGCCCAGCACGAGCAGCCAGAGGATGGGTGTCCCTTTGGTCCCCTGACACAGCGTCTCCTGCAGGCCCTTGTGGAG GAGAACATCATCTCCCCTGTTGAGGACTCCCCCATCCCTGAGATCACCGGCAAGGACTCGGGAGCTGACGGTGCTGGCACATCTCCCCGCAGCCAGAACAAGCCCTTCAG tgtcccccaCACCAAGTCACTGGAGGGGCGGATCAAGGAGGAGCTGGTGGCCCAGGGCCTGCTGGAGTCAGAGGACCGCCCGGCTGAGGACTCGGAGGATGAGGTGCTGGCTGAGCTACGCaagaggcaggcagagctgaaggCGCTCAGCGCACACAACCGCACCAAGAAGCACGAGCTGCTGAG gctGGCCAAGGAGGAGCTGCACCGGCAGGAGCTGCGGCAGCGTGTCCGCATGGCTGACAATGAGGTGATGGATGCATTCCGCAAGATCATGGCTGCCCGGCAAAAGAAGCGCACGCCCACCAAAAAGGAGAAGGACCAGGCCTGGAAGACCCtgaaggagagggagagcaTCCTCAAGCTGCTGGATGGGTAG
- the CAMK1 gene encoding calcium/calmodulin-dependent protein kinase type 1 isoform X1, with product MPVSPCHPSRLTACPHSCHRWEWVALQGTMPLGQDGPSWKKRIEDIQRIYDFRDVLGTGAFSEVVLAEEKATRKLVAIKCIAKKALEGKETSIENEIAVLHKIKHPNIVALDDIYESGTHLYLIMQLVSGGELFDRIVEKGFYTERDASALIRQILDAVKYLHDMGIVHRDLKPENLLYYSMDEDSKIMISDFGLSKIEGCGSVLSTACGTPGYVAPEVLAQKPYSKAVDCWSIGVIAYILLCGYPPFYDENDAKLFEQILQAEYEFDSPYWDDISDSAKDFIQHLMEKDPAKRFTCEQALQHPWIAGDTALDKNIHQSVSEQIKKNFAKSKWKQAFNATAVVRHMRKLQLGTSQDIPGQTTPMSPGEPLVGGTSNGSECGRPPPSRAQRLPPD from the exons ATGCCCGTGTCCCCATGCCATCCCAGCAGGCTGACAGCCTGTCCCCACTCGTGTCACAGGTGGGAGTGGGTGGCCCTACAGGGCACCATGCCGCTGGGGCAGGATGGGCCCAGCTGGAAGAAGAGGATCGAGGATATTCAGCGGATCTATGATTTCCGAGATGTCCTGGGCAC GGGGGCCTTCTCCGAGGTGGTCCTGGCGGAGGAGAAGGCGACGCGGAAGCTCGTGGCCATCAAGTGCATTGCCAAGAAGGCACTGGAGGGAAAGGAGACCAGCATTGAGAACGAGATTGCCGTCCTCCACAA AATCAAGCACCCCAATATCGTGGCCTTGGATGACATCTACGAGAGTGGCACCCACCTCTACCTCATCATGCAGCT ggtcTCGGGGGGGGAGCTCTTTGACCGCATTGTGGAGAAGGGTTTCTACACGGAGCGCGACGCCAGCGCCCTGATCCGGCAGATCCTCGACGCCGTCAAATACCTGCACGACATGGGCATCGTCCACCGTGACCTGAAG CCCGAGAACCTGCTCTATTACAGCATGGATGAGGACTCCAAGATCATGATCAGCGACTTCGGGCTGTCCAAGATCGAGGGCTGTGGCAGTGTCCTGTCCACAGCCTGCGGCACCCCTGGCTATGTGG cccctgaggTGCTAGCACAGAAGCCCTACAGCAAAGCAGTGGATTGCTGGTCCATCGGAGTCATCGCCTACATCCT GCTCTGTGGTTACCCCCCTTTCTATGATGAGAACGATGCCAAGCTCTTTGAGCAGATCCTGCAGGCAGAGTACGAGTTTGACTCACCCTACTGGGATGATATCTCAGACTCAG CCAAGGACTTTATCCAGCACCTGATGGAGAAGGACCCTGCCAAGCGATTCACCTGTGAGCaagccctgcagcatccctg GATTGCcggggacacagccctggacaAGAACATCCACCAGTCAGTGAGCGAGCAGATCAAGAAGAATTTTGCAAAGAGCAAGTGGAAG CAAGCTTTCAATGCCACGGCGGTGGTGAGGCACAtgagaaagctgcagctgggaacCAGCCAGGACATCCCTGGGCAGACAACTCCCATGAGCCCTGGCGAACCGTTGGTTGGAGGGACCAGCAATG GGTCAGAGTGTGGGCGCCCACCCCCAAGCAGAGCTCAGCGTCTCCCACCAGACTGA
- the CAMK1 gene encoding calcium/calmodulin-dependent protein kinase type 1 isoform X2, with the protein MPLGQDGPSWKKRIEDIQRIYDFRDVLGTGAFSEVVLAEEKATRKLVAIKCIAKKALEGKETSIENEIAVLHKIKHPNIVALDDIYESGTHLYLIMQLVSGGELFDRIVEKGFYTERDASALIRQILDAVKYLHDMGIVHRDLKPENLLYYSMDEDSKIMISDFGLSKIEGCGSVLSTACGTPGYVAPEVLAQKPYSKAVDCWSIGVIAYILLCGYPPFYDENDAKLFEQILQAEYEFDSPYWDDISDSAKDFIQHLMEKDPAKRFTCEQALQHPWIAGDTALDKNIHQSVSEQIKKNFAKSKWKQAFNATAVVRHMRKLQLGTSQDIPGQTTPMSPGEPLVGGTSNGSECGRPPPSRAQRLPPD; encoded by the exons ATGCCGCTGGGGCAGGATGGGCCCAGCTGGAAGAAGAGGATCGAGGATATTCAGCGGATCTATGATTTCCGAGATGTCCTGGGCAC GGGGGCCTTCTCCGAGGTGGTCCTGGCGGAGGAGAAGGCGACGCGGAAGCTCGTGGCCATCAAGTGCATTGCCAAGAAGGCACTGGAGGGAAAGGAGACCAGCATTGAGAACGAGATTGCCGTCCTCCACAA AATCAAGCACCCCAATATCGTGGCCTTGGATGACATCTACGAGAGTGGCACCCACCTCTACCTCATCATGCAGCT ggtcTCGGGGGGGGAGCTCTTTGACCGCATTGTGGAGAAGGGTTTCTACACGGAGCGCGACGCCAGCGCCCTGATCCGGCAGATCCTCGACGCCGTCAAATACCTGCACGACATGGGCATCGTCCACCGTGACCTGAAG CCCGAGAACCTGCTCTATTACAGCATGGATGAGGACTCCAAGATCATGATCAGCGACTTCGGGCTGTCCAAGATCGAGGGCTGTGGCAGTGTCCTGTCCACAGCCTGCGGCACCCCTGGCTATGTGG cccctgaggTGCTAGCACAGAAGCCCTACAGCAAAGCAGTGGATTGCTGGTCCATCGGAGTCATCGCCTACATCCT GCTCTGTGGTTACCCCCCTTTCTATGATGAGAACGATGCCAAGCTCTTTGAGCAGATCCTGCAGGCAGAGTACGAGTTTGACTCACCCTACTGGGATGATATCTCAGACTCAG CCAAGGACTTTATCCAGCACCTGATGGAGAAGGACCCTGCCAAGCGATTCACCTGTGAGCaagccctgcagcatccctg GATTGCcggggacacagccctggacaAGAACATCCACCAGTCAGTGAGCGAGCAGATCAAGAAGAATTTTGCAAAGAGCAAGTGGAAG CAAGCTTTCAATGCCACGGCGGTGGTGAGGCACAtgagaaagctgcagctgggaacCAGCCAGGACATCCCTGGGCAGACAACTCCCATGAGCCCTGGCGAACCGTTGGTTGGAGGGACCAGCAATG GGTCAGAGTGTGGGCGCCCACCCCCAAGCAGAGCTCAGCGTCTCCCACCAGACTGA